In the Acomys russatus chromosome 11, mAcoRus1.1, whole genome shotgun sequence genome, one interval contains:
- the Mymx gene encoding protein myomixer, with the protein MPVPLLPLLLRSLLSRLLLPVARLARQHLLPLLRRLARQLSSQDMREALLGCLLFVLSQQQSPDAGETSRVDHSQRKERWGPQK; encoded by the coding sequence ATGCCTGTTCCGCTGCTCCCGCTGTTGCTCCGCTCGCTGTTATCCCGCCTGCTGCTGCCTGTTGCCCGCCTGGCCCGCCAGCACCTCCTGCCCTTGCTGCGCCGTCTGGCCCGCCAACTGAGCTCCCAAGACATGCGAGAGGCTTTGCTCGGCTGTCTGCTGTTTGTCCTCAGCCAGCAACAGTCACCGGATGCTGGAGAGACCTCCAGAGTGGACCACtcccagaggaaggagagatggggccCTCAGAAATGA
- the Slc29a1 gene encoding equilibrative nucleoside transporter 1: MTSSHQPQDRYKAVWLIFFVLGLGTLLPWNFFITATKYFTSRLNLPQNTSLVADKLSKDNEALANGTVSLPEQHLSKIFNNVMTLCAMLPLLLFTCLNSFLHQRVSQSVRILGSLVAILLTFLLTAILVKVEMDALSFFVITMIKIVLINSFGAILQASLFGLAGVLPANYTAPIMSGQGLAGFFSSVAMICAIASGSELSESAFGYFITACAVVLLAIACYLALPRMEFYRYYLQLNLEGPAEQETKLDLISKGEDPRGGREEPRVPAPNSPPTSRNHSIKDILKSIWVLALSVCFIFMITIGLFPAVTADVESSIAGDSAWKDYFSPVTCFLNFNVFDWLGRSLTAVCLWPGKDSFWLPVLVVARIIFIPLLMLCNVRHHHYLPAVFTHDALFIAFMAAFAFSNGYLASLCMCFGPKKVKPTEAETAGNIMSFFLCLGLALGAVLSFLLKALV; the protein is encoded by the exons ATGACCAGCAGTCACCAGCCTCAGGACAG GTATAAGGCAGTGTGGCTTATCTTCTTCGTGCTGGGCCTGGGGACATTGCTCCCCTGGaatttttttatcacagcaactaaG TATTTCACAAGCCGCCTGAACCTGCCCCAGAATACGTCCTTGGTCGCTGACAAGTTGAGCAAGGACAATGAGGCCTTGGCTAACGGCACAGTGTCCTTGCCAGAACAGCACCTCAGTAAAATCTTCAATAATGTCATGACCCTGTGTGCCATGTTGCCCCTGCTGCTCTTCACCTGCCTCAACTCTTTCCTGCATCAGAG GGTCTCTCAGTCTGTCCGGATCTTGGGCAGCCTGGTGGCTATCCTGCTCACGTTCCTCCTCACTGCTATCCTGGTGAAGGTGGAGATGGATGCTCTGTCCTTCTTCGTCATCACCATGATCAAGATCGTGCTCATTAATT CGTTCGGTGCCATTTTGCAAGCCAGCCTCTTTGGTTTGGCTGGAGTCCTGCCGGCCAACTACACAGCCCCAATCATGAGTGGCCAGGGCCTGGCTGGCTTCTTCAGCTCGGTGGCGATGATCTGTGCCATTGCCA GTGGGTCTGAGCTGTCAGAAAGTGCGTTTGGCTATTTCATCACAGCTTGTGCAGTTGTCCTTTTGGCTATCGCGTGTTATCTGGCTCTGCCTCGGATG GAATTCTATCGCTATTACCTGCAGCTCAACCTTGAGGGGCCTGCTGAGCAGGAGACCAAGTTGGATCTCATCAGTAAAG GCGAGGAtccaagaggaggaagagaggaacctAGGGTGCCAGCCCCCAACTCTCCACCCACCAGCAGAAACCACTCTATCAAAGACATACTTAAGAGT atctgggttctggctctgtctgtctgcttcatCTTCATGATCACCATTGGGCTGTTCCCTGCCGTGACTGCTGACGTGGAATCCAGCATTGCAGGCGATAGTGCCTGGA AAGACTATTTCAGTCCTGTGACTTGTTTCCTGAATTTCAATGTCTTTGACTGGCTAGGCCGGAGCCTCACAGCTGTTTGCCTTTGG CCTGGGAAGGATAGCTTCTGGCTGCCGGTTCTGGTGGTCGCCAGGATCATCTTCATCCCCCTGCTAATGCTGTGTAATGTGAGGCATCACCATTACCTGCCTGCGGTCTTCACGCATGACGCCTTGTTCATCGCCTTCATGGCCGCCTTTGCCTTCTCCAATGGTTACCTTGCCAGCCTCTGCATGTGCTTCGGGCCCAA GAAAGTCAAACCAACCGAGGCGGAGACAGCAGGAAACatcatgtctttctttctgtgtctgggcctGGCCCTGGGAGCTGTATTGTCTTTCTTGTTAAAGGCGCTTGTGTGA